The proteins below come from a single Mycobacterium parmense genomic window:
- the qcrA gene encoding cytochrome bc1 complex Rieske iron-sulfur subunit yields MTDVHGSDTDKGGPGAPHEPSDAALAAMSQQELVELGGKIDGVETVYKEPRWPVEGTKAEKRAERSVARWLMLGGFFGLALLLIFLFWPWEYKPKDAPGSLLYTLTTPLYGLTFGMSILCIAIGTILFQKRFIPEEISIQDRHDGASREVDRKTVVANLADAYQGSTVGRRKLIGLSLGMGLGAFGLSTLVAFAGGLIKNPWKPVVQTADGKKAVLWTSGWTPTYKGETIFLARATGSTSEAPFIKMRPEDLDAGGMETVFPWRESDGDGTTPESQEKLRQINQGVRNPVMLIRVRPTDMSRVVKRQGQESFNFGELFAYTKVCSHLGCPASLYEQQTYRILCPCHQSQFDALHFAKPIFGPAARALAQLPITIDTNGYLVANGDFIEPVGPAFWERTTT; encoded by the coding sequence ATGACCGACGTTCACGGCTCTGACACCGACAAGGGCGGACCCGGGGCGCCCCACGAGCCCAGCGACGCCGCGCTGGCCGCGATGTCGCAGCAGGAACTGGTGGAGCTGGGCGGCAAGATCGACGGCGTCGAGACCGTCTACAAAGAGCCGCGCTGGCCGGTCGAGGGCACCAAGGCCGAGAAGCGCGCCGAGCGCTCCGTCGCCCGCTGGCTGATGCTCGGCGGTTTCTTCGGGCTCGCGCTGCTGCTGATCTTCTTGTTCTGGCCCTGGGAGTACAAGCCGAAGGACGCCCCCGGCAGCCTGCTCTACACGCTGACCACCCCGCTGTACGGCCTGACGTTCGGGATGTCCATCCTGTGCATCGCGATCGGCACCATCCTGTTCCAGAAACGCTTTATCCCCGAAGAGATCTCGATCCAGGACCGCCACGACGGCGCCTCCCGCGAGGTCGACCGCAAGACCGTGGTGGCCAACCTCGCCGACGCCTACCAGGGCTCGACGGTCGGGCGGCGCAAGCTGATCGGGCTGTCGCTGGGCATGGGCCTGGGCGCGTTCGGCCTGTCCACCCTGGTCGCGTTCGCCGGCGGCCTGATCAAGAACCCGTGGAAGCCGGTGGTGCAAACCGCCGACGGCAAGAAGGCCGTGCTGTGGACGTCCGGCTGGACACCGACCTACAAGGGCGAGACCATCTTCCTGGCGCGTGCCACCGGCAGCACCAGCGAGGCGCCGTTCATCAAGATGCGGCCCGAGGACCTCGACGCCGGCGGCATGGAGACCGTGTTCCCGTGGCGCGAGTCCGACGGCGACGGCACCACCCCGGAGTCGCAGGAGAAGCTCCGCCAGATCAACCAGGGCGTCCGCAACCCCGTGATGCTCATCCGGGTCCGGCCCACCGACATGTCGCGGGTGGTCAAGCGGCAGGGCCAGGAGAGCTTCAACTTCGGCGAACTGTTCGCCTACACGAAGGTCTGCTCGCACCTGGGTTGCCCGGCGTCGCTGTACGAGCAGCAGACCTACCGGATCTTGTGCCCCTGCCACCAGTCGCAGTTCGACGCACTGCACTTCGCCAAGCCGATCTTCGGTCCGGCGGCGCGCGCGCTGGCGCAACTGCCGATCACAATCGACACCAACGGGTATCTGGTTGCCAACGGTGACTTCATCGAACCCGTCGGACCGGCATTCTGGGAGAGGACGACGACATGA